In one window of Miscanthus floridulus cultivar M001 chromosome 12, ASM1932011v1, whole genome shotgun sequence DNA:
- the LOC136496607 gene encoding regulator of nonsense transcripts UPF3-like isoform X1, with protein MKDPAHRTKVVLRRLPPAIAQQAVVDQVDARFAGRYDWACFRPGNASQKNHRYSRLYLNFKRPEDVVEFAEVFSGHVFVNEKGAQFKAFVEYAPSQQVPKSNIKKDGREGTIMKDPEYLEFLELISKPTEHLPSAEIQLERKEAERAAAGKEAPVVTPLMMYVRQQRAAKNMAQRPGSRLSRKVAGVVTSSSSPKRSSEKRRSSTYVVRDSTKEKPTYIMVPKREEHTQREKTAAGNSGDATNGGTSGSGQAAEAKRDKIVILKGRGRVDSNTPDGATQQSSTPVKNVPPSSSRLDQRPEASGRIIKTILSNKEVRSSNPSQHEQEGHMFNTEKDKRLPRALNPRTIVKDQVVENAERSHFDENTSHLHGSAPIGEKVERHARNRDRPDRGVWAPRRYDKSTSGGGSHASSSDFPQMQSHSGDNVSQLADGHGDRKTDTRGHGGSRGVPVENGHRHANRRGPPRAPKETEISASVPDGKNSKRGSASYGAHERQVWVQKSSSGS; from the exons ATGAAGGACCCGGCGCACCGCACGAAGGTGGTGCTCCGGCGGCTGCCGCCTGCGATCGCGCAGCAGGCCGTCGTGGACCAGGTCGACGCGCGCTTCGCTGGGCGGTACGACTGGGCGTGCTTCCGCCCGGGCAATGCCAG CCAAAAGAATCATAGGTATTCTCGACTTTACCTTAATTTCAAGCGCCCAGAGGATGTTGTTGAGTTTGCTGAGGTCTTCAGTGGGCACGTATTTGTGAATGAAAAGG GTGCTCAATTTAAAGCTTTCGTGGAATATGCACCATCACAACAGGTTCCCAAGTCAAATATCAAGAAGGATGGCCGTGAAGGAACTATTATGAAAG ATCCAGAGTACTTGGAGTTTCTTGAGCTTATTTCAAAGCCTACTGAGCATCTGCCTAGTGCTGAAATTCAGCTTGAACGGAAAGAAGCTGAAAGGGCAG CTGCTGGAAAGGAGGCACCTGTTGTGACACCTCTTATGATGTATGTCCGCCAGCAAAGGGCAGCTAAGAATATGGCTCAG AGACCTGGAAGTAGACTTAGCAGAAAAGTTGCAGGTGTCGTAACTAGCAGTTCCAGTCCTAAAAGGTCTTCTGAGAAGCGCAGATCCTCCACG TATGTTGTACGAGACAGTACTAAGGAGAAACCAACCTATATCATGGTGCCAAAGAGAGAGGAGCATACACAGAGGGAAAAAACTGCTGCTGGAAATTCAGGTG ATGCCACAAATGGGGGAACATCTGGATCTGGTCAGGCTGCTGAGGCTAAAAGGGACAAAATTGTCATTTTGAAAGGAAGAGGAAGGGTTGATTCTAAC ACACCTGATGGAGCAACTCAGCAGTCATCAACCCCTGTGAAGAATGTACCACCATCGAGTTCTAGACTAGACCAGCGACCTGAAGCCAGTGGAAGAATTATTAAAACTATACTTTCAAACAAGGAAGTCCGCAGTTCAAATCCATCTCAACATGAGCAGGAAGGTCACATGTTTAATACTGAGAAGGATAAGCGGCTACCACGGGCTCTCAACCCTCGTACCATTGTGAAAGATCAGGTAGTTGAAAATGCTGAGAGAAGCCATTTTGATGAGAACACTAGTCATCTCCACGGATCTGCTCCAATTGGTGAGAAGGTTGAAAGGCATGCCAGAAACAGAGATAGACCCGATCGTGGTGTATGGGCACCTCGCCGCTATGACAAATCTACATCTGGGGGTGGTTCACATGCCTCGTCATCAGATTTCCCTCAAATGCAGTCACATTCTGGAGATAATGTCTCGCAACTAGCAGATG GTCATGGAGACAGAAAGACAGACACAAGGGGTCATGGTGGCAGCCGTGGTGTTCCTGTTGAAAATG GACATAGGCATGCCAACCGTCGTGGTCCCCCACGTGCTCCAAAGGAAACCGAAATATCTGCTAGCGTGCCTGATGGAAAGAATTCAAAGAGGGGCTCTGCTAGCTATGGTGCTCATGAG AGACAAGTATGGGTTCAGAAGTCAAGTTCAGGCTCGTGA
- the LOC136496607 gene encoding regulator of nonsense transcripts UPF3-like isoform X2, with product MKDPAHRTKVVLRRLPPAIAQQAVVDQVDARFAGRYDWACFRPGNASQKNHRYSRLYLNFKRPEDVVEFAEVFSGHVFVNEKGAQFKAFVEYAPSQQVPKSNIKKDGREGTIMKDPEYLEFLELISKPTEHLPSAEIQLERKEAERAAAGKEAPVVTPLMMYVRQQRAAKNMAQRPGSRLSRKVAGVVTSSSSPKRSSEKRRSSTYVVRDSTKEKPTYIMVPKREEHTQREKTAAGNSDATNGGTSGSGQAAEAKRDKIVILKGRGRVDSNTPDGATQQSSTPVKNVPPSSSRLDQRPEASGRIIKTILSNKEVRSSNPSQHEQEGHMFNTEKDKRLPRALNPRTIVKDQVVENAERSHFDENTSHLHGSAPIGEKVERHARNRDRPDRGVWAPRRYDKSTSGGGSHASSSDFPQMQSHSGDNVSQLADGHGDRKTDTRGHGGSRGVPVENGHRHANRRGPPRAPKETEISASVPDGKNSKRGSASYGAHERQVWVQKSSSGS from the exons ATGAAGGACCCGGCGCACCGCACGAAGGTGGTGCTCCGGCGGCTGCCGCCTGCGATCGCGCAGCAGGCCGTCGTGGACCAGGTCGACGCGCGCTTCGCTGGGCGGTACGACTGGGCGTGCTTCCGCCCGGGCAATGCCAG CCAAAAGAATCATAGGTATTCTCGACTTTACCTTAATTTCAAGCGCCCAGAGGATGTTGTTGAGTTTGCTGAGGTCTTCAGTGGGCACGTATTTGTGAATGAAAAGG GTGCTCAATTTAAAGCTTTCGTGGAATATGCACCATCACAACAGGTTCCCAAGTCAAATATCAAGAAGGATGGCCGTGAAGGAACTATTATGAAAG ATCCAGAGTACTTGGAGTTTCTTGAGCTTATTTCAAAGCCTACTGAGCATCTGCCTAGTGCTGAAATTCAGCTTGAACGGAAAGAAGCTGAAAGGGCAG CTGCTGGAAAGGAGGCACCTGTTGTGACACCTCTTATGATGTATGTCCGCCAGCAAAGGGCAGCTAAGAATATGGCTCAG AGACCTGGAAGTAGACTTAGCAGAAAAGTTGCAGGTGTCGTAACTAGCAGTTCCAGTCCTAAAAGGTCTTCTGAGAAGCGCAGATCCTCCACG TATGTTGTACGAGACAGTACTAAGGAGAAACCAACCTATATCATGGTGCCAAAGAGAGAGGAGCATACACAGAGGGAAAAAACTGCTGCTGGAAATTCAG ATGCCACAAATGGGGGAACATCTGGATCTGGTCAGGCTGCTGAGGCTAAAAGGGACAAAATTGTCATTTTGAAAGGAAGAGGAAGGGTTGATTCTAAC ACACCTGATGGAGCAACTCAGCAGTCATCAACCCCTGTGAAGAATGTACCACCATCGAGTTCTAGACTAGACCAGCGACCTGAAGCCAGTGGAAGAATTATTAAAACTATACTTTCAAACAAGGAAGTCCGCAGTTCAAATCCATCTCAACATGAGCAGGAAGGTCACATGTTTAATACTGAGAAGGATAAGCGGCTACCACGGGCTCTCAACCCTCGTACCATTGTGAAAGATCAGGTAGTTGAAAATGCTGAGAGAAGCCATTTTGATGAGAACACTAGTCATCTCCACGGATCTGCTCCAATTGGTGAGAAGGTTGAAAGGCATGCCAGAAACAGAGATAGACCCGATCGTGGTGTATGGGCACCTCGCCGCTATGACAAATCTACATCTGGGGGTGGTTCACATGCCTCGTCATCAGATTTCCCTCAAATGCAGTCACATTCTGGAGATAATGTCTCGCAACTAGCAGATG GTCATGGAGACAGAAAGACAGACACAAGGGGTCATGGTGGCAGCCGTGGTGTTCCTGTTGAAAATG GACATAGGCATGCCAACCGTCGTGGTCCCCCACGTGCTCCAAAGGAAACCGAAATATCTGCTAGCGTGCCTGATGGAAAGAATTCAAAGAGGGGCTCTGCTAGCTATGGTGCTCATGAG AGACAAGTATGGGTTCAGAAGTCAAGTTCAGGCTCGTGA